In Streptomyces sp. NBC_00569, a single genomic region encodes these proteins:
- a CDS encoding TetR/AcrR family transcriptional regulator, with translation MPLTEAGIYAAALRLIDADGVEALTMRKLATALDANPMSLYHHVPNKDAVLRGVARMVGTQFRSVTLEDAPWQERIRLLATDFRTLAHRHPKLMAYSFSHQADFIQPEDPFWVSLAAILDAAGVPHSELPQIAALVCAVITGVLTAELNGALDQWSSLKPPTVGEDGLAPPGSDENGVFRLALDTIITGLESRLAADG, from the coding sequence GTGCCTCTGACCGAGGCCGGGATCTATGCCGCCGCCCTGCGGCTCATCGACGCGGACGGGGTCGAGGCGCTCACCATGCGCAAACTCGCGACCGCGCTTGATGCGAACCCGATGTCGCTCTACCACCACGTGCCGAACAAGGACGCCGTGCTGCGCGGCGTGGCGAGAATGGTCGGCACCCAGTTCCGCAGCGTGACGCTGGAGGATGCCCCCTGGCAGGAGCGCATCCGCTTGCTCGCCACGGATTTCCGGACGCTGGCGCACCGCCACCCCAAGCTCATGGCCTACTCGTTCAGCCACCAGGCGGACTTCATCCAGCCTGAAGACCCGTTCTGGGTCTCGCTCGCCGCGATCCTGGACGCCGCTGGGGTGCCGCACTCCGAGCTCCCGCAAATCGCCGCTCTCGTGTGCGCCGTCATCACCGGTGTCCTCACCGCCGAGCTCAACGGCGCGCTCGACCAGTGGTCGAGCCTCAAACCCCCCACTGTCGGCGAAGACGGGCTCGCCCCTCCAGGCAGTGACGAGAACGGCGTCTTCCGTCTGGCGTTGGACACGATCATCACGGGTCTGGAGAGCCGACTCGCCGCCGATGGATGA
- a CDS encoding bifunctional cytochrome P450/NADPH--P450 reductase, with protein sequence MTTQPKNDLRPIRSPRGVPFLGHTPQIPSTNPVEYFGELSKQFPEGLYGMEIAGIEQVFVWDPDLVAEVCDETRFFKQIDKTPLAHVRDYAGAGLFTAHQHEEEWGMAHRVLLPAFSQRAMKGYYGQMLEIAQNLVGKWERKEGKPVNITDDYTRLTLDTIALSGFGYRFDSFAKEDLHPFLKALLEALVESLRRSQELPMMTKMRKADDKKYRANIQLMRDLVENVIKERREGKGTAEDDLLGLMLEATDPETGKGLDDDNVRDQVVTFLIAGHETTSGLLSFATYSLMRNPQVLAQAYAEVDRLLPGDTVPDYDTIMQMDVIPRILEETLRLWAPIPMIGKSPIEDTVIGGCYELKKGARVNLLEGPLHTHPKAWDRPEEFDIERWLPENRVNHHPHAYKPFGNGVRACIGRQFALTEARLALALVLQKFKFVDTNDYKMDVKEALTRKPGGFELKVRARREHERTVFGAVDLQTDDMREQAAVSGVGVNLTVAYGSSLGSCEDLARTIADRSERSGFGTTVVGLDELGDNLPTEGLLVVVASSYNGKAPDNAQRFDDLLAAGLPEDSLSNVRFALLGAGNTQWVATYQGFPKRIEAGLLAAGATPVIERGIADAAGDFDGMATRWMDSLWTTLAEEYAADTSEASGPRYQVQLLTEADVRPAIVSEQAYSLTVVANEELVSDATGLWDFSIEPPRPAAKSITIELPDGVTYDTGNHLAVFAKNEPALVNRALARLRVDRDQVLRLELPAGGRTHLPVGTPVTAGLLLTEFLELQDVATRSQIQTLAEHTECPWTRPQLQAYTADTTESEERYQTEILSKRVSVLGLLERFPAVELPLAVFLDMMGPIRPRFYSISSAPLANPRHVRLTVGLLEGPALSGDGQYRGTCSSYIAGLEPGDVFYGYVRVPSPTFAPPADPATPLVLIGPGTGIAPLRGFLEERASQQENGIEVGLSQVFVGCRHPEHDYFYRQEMQTWEQSGIAQVHTAYSAVTGHPARFVQNAIANAAETVWQAIQDGAYIYVCGDGRRMAPAVREALAAIYRKHTGSDDEAAQQWLAQLEADERYQQDVFA encoded by the coding sequence ATGACCACACAGCCCAAGAACGACCTGCGACCCATCCGGTCTCCGCGCGGGGTCCCCTTCCTCGGCCACACACCGCAGATCCCCAGCACCAACCCAGTGGAGTACTTCGGCGAGCTGTCCAAGCAGTTCCCCGAGGGGCTCTACGGCATGGAGATCGCCGGCATCGAGCAGGTCTTCGTCTGGGACCCGGACCTGGTGGCCGAGGTCTGCGACGAGACGCGGTTCTTCAAGCAGATCGACAAAACGCCGCTGGCCCATGTCCGGGACTACGCGGGAGCCGGCCTGTTCACTGCCCACCAGCACGAGGAGGAATGGGGCATGGCGCACCGAGTCCTCCTCCCGGCCTTCAGCCAGCGGGCCATGAAGGGCTACTACGGGCAGATGCTGGAGATCGCCCAGAACCTGGTGGGCAAGTGGGAGCGTAAGGAGGGCAAGCCGGTCAACATCACCGACGACTACACCCGGCTGACCCTGGACACCATCGCTCTGTCGGGGTTCGGTTACCGGTTCGACTCCTTCGCCAAGGAGGATCTGCACCCGTTCCTCAAAGCGCTGCTGGAGGCGCTGGTCGAGTCGCTGCGGCGCTCGCAGGAGCTGCCGATGATGACCAAGATGCGCAAGGCCGATGACAAGAAGTACCGCGCGAACATCCAGCTGATGCGGGACCTGGTCGAGAATGTGATCAAGGAGCGCCGTGAGGGCAAGGGCACCGCTGAGGATGACCTGCTGGGTCTGATGCTGGAGGCCACCGACCCGGAGACCGGCAAGGGGCTGGACGACGACAACGTCCGTGACCAGGTGGTGACGTTCCTGATCGCCGGTCACGAGACCACCAGTGGTCTGCTGTCGTTCGCCACGTACTCGCTGATGCGCAATCCGCAGGTGCTGGCCCAGGCCTACGCCGAGGTCGACCGGCTGCTGCCGGGCGACACGGTCCCGGACTACGACACGATCATGCAGATGGACGTGATCCCGCGGATCCTGGAGGAGACCCTGCGCCTGTGGGCTCCCATCCCGATGATCGGCAAGTCGCCGATCGAGGACACCGTCATCGGCGGCTGCTACGAGCTGAAGAAGGGAGCGCGGGTCAACCTCCTCGAGGGTCCGCTGCACACCCACCCCAAGGCGTGGGACCGGCCGGAGGAGTTCGACATCGAGCGGTGGCTGCCGGAGAACCGGGTCAACCACCACCCGCACGCCTACAAGCCGTTCGGCAACGGCGTGCGTGCTTGCATCGGCCGGCAGTTCGCGCTCACCGAGGCCCGTCTGGCCCTCGCACTGGTGCTGCAGAAGTTCAAGTTCGTCGACACCAACGACTACAAGATGGACGTCAAGGAGGCGCTGACGCGCAAGCCCGGCGGCTTCGAACTGAAAGTGCGGGCCCGTCGGGAACACGAGCGGACCGTCTTCGGCGCAGTCGACCTGCAGACCGACGACATGCGGGAGCAGGCCGCGGTCAGCGGTGTCGGGGTGAACCTGACCGTCGCCTACGGCTCCAGCCTCGGCTCGTGCGAGGACCTGGCGCGCACCATCGCCGACCGCAGCGAGCGCTCCGGCTTCGGCACCACCGTGGTCGGCCTGGACGAGCTGGGCGACAACCTGCCCACCGAGGGCCTGCTCGTCGTCGTCGCCTCCAGCTACAACGGCAAGGCCCCGGACAACGCGCAGCGTTTCGACGACCTGCTCGCCGCCGGACTCCCGGAGGACTCGCTGTCCAACGTGCGGTTCGCGCTGCTGGGTGCCGGCAATACCCAGTGGGTGGCCACCTACCAGGGCTTCCCCAAGCGGATCGAGGCAGGCCTGCTGGCCGCCGGCGCCACCCCCGTCATCGAGCGCGGCATCGCGGATGCCGCCGGTGACTTCGACGGTATGGCCACCCGCTGGATGGACAGCCTGTGGACCACCCTGGCCGAGGAGTACGCGGCCGACACCTCGGAGGCCAGCGGCCCGCGCTACCAGGTGCAGCTGCTGACCGAGGCGGATGTGCGCCCCGCGATCGTCTCCGAGCAGGCCTACTCACTGACCGTCGTCGCCAACGAGGAACTCGTCAGCGACGCGACCGGGCTGTGGGACTTCAGCATCGAGCCGCCGCGCCCGGCCGCGAAGTCCATCACCATCGAGCTCCCCGACGGCGTCACCTACGACACCGGCAACCACCTGGCCGTCTTCGCCAAGAACGAGCCGGCCCTGGTCAACCGCGCCCTCGCCCGCCTCCGCGTCGACCGCGACCAGGTCCTGCGCCTGGAACTGCCGGCCGGCGGCCGCACCCACCTTCCGGTGGGCACCCCGGTGACGGCAGGCCTGCTGCTCACCGAGTTCCTGGAGCTGCAGGACGTGGCCACCCGCTCCCAGATACAGACCCTGGCCGAGCACACCGAGTGCCCGTGGACGCGGCCGCAGCTGCAGGCCTACACGGCCGACACCACCGAATCCGAGGAGCGCTACCAGACTGAGATCCTGAGCAAGCGGGTCTCCGTGCTGGGCCTGCTGGAGCGCTTCCCTGCCGTCGAGCTGCCGCTGGCGGTCTTCCTGGACATGATGGGCCCGATCCGCCCGCGGTTCTACTCCATCTCCTCCGCCCCGCTGGCCAACCCGCGCCACGTGCGCCTGACCGTCGGCCTGCTGGAAGGCCCGGCCCTGTCCGGCGACGGCCAGTACCGCGGCACCTGCTCGTCCTACATCGCAGGCCTCGAGCCCGGAGACGTCTTCTATGGCTACGTGCGCGTGCCCTCGCCGACCTTCGCCCCGCCGGCCGACCCGGCCACGCCGCTGGTCCTCATCGGCCCGGGCACCGGCATCGCGCCGCTGCGCGGATTCCTGGAGGAGCGCGCCTCGCAGCAGGAGAACGGCATAGAGGTAGGCCTGTCCCAGGTCTTCGTCGGCTGCCGCCACCCGGAGCACGACTACTTCTACCGGCAGGAGATGCAGACCTGGGAGCAGTCCGGGATCGCCCAGGTGCACACCGCCTACTCCGCGGTGACCGGCCACCCGGCCCGGTTCGTCCAGAACGCCATCGCCAACGCCGCCGAGACCGTGTGGCAGGCCATCCAGGACGGCGCGTACATCTACGTCTGCGGTGACGGCCGCCGCATGGCACCCGCCGTGCGCGAGGCCCTCGCGGCCATCTACCGGAAGCACACCGGCAGCGACGACGAGGCCGCCCAGCAGTGGCTCGCCCAGCTCGAAGCGGACGAGCGCTACCAGCAGGACGTCTTCGCCTGA
- a CDS encoding zinc-binding dehydrogenase, which yields MDTMLAGRFHLDSKKFAVEEIPVPVPGPGEILIEVKAAGVCLSDVHLLDGSLVPLFATSDTVTVGHEVAGVIHTLGPGLKRGLTVGTRVTLEAGKTCGQCAGCVRSRPCTQMRTAGIDYDGGWAQYTLAREDTLIPIPDNLPFDQAAIIPDAVSTPYAAVVTTAGVRPAQSVGVWGVGGVGAHNVRVARLAGAAPIIAVDPLPSARERALAFGADFAFDPAADDFADQVRAATAGRGLDFAFDCAGVPAVREQAAAALGLGGSLILVGISPRPLTITEGLTFNYLGKQVRGHYGGTPESVTELVRLAEVGRLDLAPSITDHIPLAEAADAVNRLENKIGDPIRLILVP from the coding sequence ATGGACACCATGCTCGCCGGACGCTTCCACCTGGACAGCAAGAAGTTCGCCGTGGAGGAGATCCCCGTCCCCGTTCCGGGCCCGGGTGAAATCCTGATCGAGGTGAAGGCCGCAGGCGTCTGCCTGTCGGACGTCCACCTGCTCGACGGCTCCCTTGTCCCGCTGTTCGCCACCTCCGACACGGTCACCGTCGGCCACGAGGTCGCCGGTGTGATCCACACCCTCGGCCCCGGCCTCAAGCGCGGTCTGACCGTCGGTACCCGCGTCACCCTGGAGGCCGGCAAAACGTGCGGCCAGTGCGCCGGCTGCGTGCGCAGCCGCCCCTGCACCCAGATGCGCACCGCCGGCATCGACTACGACGGCGGCTGGGCCCAGTACACCCTCGCCCGCGAGGACACCCTCATCCCCATCCCCGACAACCTCCCCTTCGACCAGGCCGCGATCATCCCCGACGCGGTCTCCACCCCCTACGCCGCCGTCGTCACCACCGCGGGCGTACGCCCCGCCCAGTCCGTCGGCGTCTGGGGCGTGGGCGGAGTCGGCGCGCACAACGTCCGCGTGGCCCGCCTGGCCGGCGCCGCGCCGATCATCGCCGTCGACCCGCTGCCCAGCGCGCGCGAACGCGCCCTGGCCTTCGGCGCGGACTTCGCCTTCGACCCGGCTGCCGACGACTTCGCCGACCAGGTTCGCGCGGCCACCGCCGGACGAGGCCTCGACTTCGCCTTCGACTGCGCCGGCGTGCCCGCCGTGCGCGAGCAGGCCGCCGCCGCGCTCGGCCTGGGCGGCTCCCTCATCCTGGTCGGCATCAGCCCCAGGCCCCTCACCATCACCGAGGGCCTCACCTTCAACTACCTGGGCAAGCAGGTGCGCGGCCACTACGGCGGCACCCCCGAGTCCGTCACCGAGCTGGTCCGGCTGGCGGAGGTCGGCCGTCTCGACCTGGCCCCCTCCATCACCGACCACATCCCGCTCGCCGAGGCCGCCGACGCGGTCAACCGGCTGGAAAACAAGATCGGCGACCCGATCCGCCTCATCCTCGTCCCCTGA
- a CDS encoding NIPSNAP family protein has translation MPQYQLRVYTLRSPEALVAYENIWAKHIPGMAKHRINTHGVWTVPATTASEAPQLYALVSYQDADDVQERLEAYLSSPEFRADMEGFDISQIVGVAESVLTPTADSPLR, from the coding sequence ATGCCCCAATACCAGCTTCGTGTCTACACACTGCGCAGCCCTGAGGCGCTCGTCGCCTACGAGAACATCTGGGCCAAGCACATTCCCGGTATGGCCAAGCACAGGATCAACACACACGGCGTCTGGACGGTGCCGGCGACCACCGCCAGTGAGGCGCCCCAGCTGTACGCCCTCGTTTCCTACCAGGACGCCGACGACGTTCAGGAGAGGCTGGAGGCGTACCTGTCCAGCCCCGAATTCCGCGCGGACATGGAGGGCTTCGACATCAGCCAGATCGTCGGCGTCGCCGAGTCCGTGCTGACGCCCACCGCCGACTCACCCTTGCGGTGA
- a CDS encoding SsgA family sporulation/cell division regulator, with protein MGRDLLADGLRGSADCGDVRVRSTVGRGDQAMCIVLGHPRAPLRSRFPCRTSRPYWRPRGR; from the coding sequence CTGGGGCGTGATCTTCTGGCCGATGGCCTGAGGGGTTCTGCCGACTGTGGGGACGTCCGGGTCCGGTCGACCGTCGGCCGCGGTGACCAAGCGATGTGCATCGTTCTCGGTCACCCGCGGGCACCGCTTCGCTCGAGGTTCCCGTGCAGGACGTCAAGGCCCTATTGGAGACCACGAGGGCGGTAG